From a single Synergistota bacterium genomic region:
- a CDS encoding 3-oxoacid CoA-transferase subunit B — MIPNIPEEEAKIRIAKRIAKEFKDGDVVNLGIGIPSLVADYIPKDIHVIFHTENGMLGAGPKVKEEEGTIDIIGAGGVKITVLPGGSFFSSDISFGLIRGGHIDITVLGTLEVDEEGNLANWMIPGKLTPGMGGAMDLVTGSKKVFVATLHTAKGKPKIVKRCSLPLTGQKVVSKIFTELAVFEVTKKGLVLEEIAPDVDLKTLREITEPDFKVKEPLKIMEV, encoded by the coding sequence TTGATACCCAATATACCTGAAGAAGAAGCCAAAATAAGGATAGCAAAAAGAATAGCTAAAGAATTTAAAGATGGGGATGTGGTTAACCTTGGAATAGGTATACCATCTCTTGTGGCTGATTATATTCCCAAAGATATTCACGTAATATTTCACACAGAAAATGGTATGCTTGGTGCTGGCCCTAAAGTTAAAGAGGAAGAAGGAACGATAGATATTATAGGAGCTGGAGGAGTGAAAATTACCGTTCTTCCAGGCGGCTCTTTTTTTAGTAGTGATATTTCTTTTGGATTAATTCGTGGAGGACATATAGATATAACAGTATTAGGAACATTAGAAGTAGACGAAGAGGGAAATCTTGCAAATTGGATGATCCCAGGAAAACTCACTCCCGGCATGGGAGGAGCAATGGATCTTGTAACGGGATCGAAAAAGGTTTTTGTGGCAACATTACATACAGCTAAAGGAAAACCGAAAATAGTAAAGAGATGTTCACTACCTTTAACAGGACAAAAAGTCGTAAGCAAGATATTTACTGAATTAGCAGTCTTTGAGGTTACAAAGAAAGGTTTAGTCCTCGAAGAAATCGCTCCAGATGTCGACTTAAAAACACTAAGAGAAATCACAGAACCAGATTTCAAAGTTAAGGAACCACTTAAAATAATGGAGGTATGA
- the nrdR gene encoding transcriptional regulator NrdR: MKCPFCGEPESKVIDSRPVEDGSVIRRRRECLKCTKRFTTYERIESHSILVIKKDGRREMFDREKIIRGLLKACEKRPVSREKIEEIADGIEAELRSEGRKEITSKEIGERVIEALKELDKVAYVRFASVYREFTDLTHFIKELENLLNKTIEIKEAKRNGKEP, from the coding sequence ATGAAGTGCCCTTTTTGTGGAGAACCGGAAAGTAAAGTTATAGATTCAAGACCTGTTGAAGATGGATCAGTTATAAGGAGGAGAAGAGAGTGCTTAAAATGCACAAAGAGATTTACTACTTATGAAAGAATAGAATCTCACTCTATACTTGTTATAAAGAAAGATGGAAGAAGAGAGATGTTTGACAGAGAAAAAATAATAAGAGGACTTTTAAAAGCCTGTGAAAAGCGTCCTGTATCAAGGGAAAAAATCGAGGAAATAGCTGATGGAATAGAAGCAGAATTGAGATCTGAAGGAAGAAAAGAAATAACAAGTAAGGAAATAGGGGAGAGAGTTATAGAGGCTCTTAAAGAACTTGATAAGGTAGCTTACGTTAGATTCGCTTCCGTTTATAGAGAATTTACAGATTTAACACATTTTATAAAGGAGCTAGAAAACCTATTGAATAAAACCATAGAGATAAAGGAGGCGAAGAGGAATGGTAAAGAACCTTAA
- a CDS encoding HesA/MoeB/ThiF family protein, which produces MLDKIYSRQVVLWGEEGQNKLRKSVVAVVGCGGLGGFVIESLARLGVGKIIAIDPEVFEESNLNRQILSRLDNLGRPKVEEALKRVQEINPEVQLIPIREKLSEENVDRLILGANVVVDALDNIPSRRILIKSVSKLGIPLVHGAVHGWWGRVCVIKDDSVLEKLYPEGAKTPEVIPAIVPVVAIVAGYEVCEVIKILFGVGKSLVNRLMMIDTLEGEVYLIEL; this is translated from the coding sequence TTGCTGGACAAAATATATTCGAGACAAGTTGTCTTGTGGGGAGAGGAAGGACAGAATAAGCTGAGGAAAAGTGTTGTTGCAGTGGTAGGATGTGGTGGATTAGGGGGATTTGTCATAGAAAGCCTTGCAAGATTGGGAGTTGGTAAAATAATAGCCATAGATCCAGAAGTATTTGAGGAGAGCAATCTCAATAGGCAAATACTTTCAAGGTTAGATAACCTTGGTAGACCTAAGGTGGAAGAGGCTTTGAAGAGAGTTCAGGAGATAAATCCTGAGGTTCAGTTAATTCCTATTAGAGAAAAGCTCTCTGAGGAAAACGTAGATAGGCTTATATTGGGGGCGAATGTTGTTGTAGATGCTTTGGATAATATTCCCTCAAGGAGGATTCTTATAAAATCAGTTTCAAAACTTGGGATACCTTTAGTTCATGGAGCTGTACATGGGTGGTGGGGAAGAGTTTGTGTTATTAAAGATGATAGCGTTTTGGAAAAGCTTTATCCTGAAGGGGCAAAAACTCCTGAGGTTATACCTGCTATCGTTCCGGTTGTGGCTATAGTGGCCGGATATGAAGTTTGTGAAGTTATTAAGATATTGTTTGGTGTTGGGAAATCCCTGGTGAATAGGTTAATGATGATAGATACTCTGGAGGGAGAAGTTTATCTAATAGAGTTATGA
- a CDS encoding thiolase family protein, which translates to MSRVVILSAVRTPGGRFGGSLSSFTAAELGAIAIREAIIRANIPIEVIGEVIMGNAWQAGVGPNVARISAIFAGLPESVSAFTVNKRCGSGLKAVMLGADAILLGREKVVVAGGTEATSQVPYILQGARWGYKMGHQEIYDALHKDGFFCPMANMMMGATAEILVQEYNISRREQDEYALESHRRAIHAIDSGKFNEEIVPVEVKDKTGTFLFKQDEIPRRDTSLEKLAKLPPVFKENGTITAGTSSALCDAAAAVVLADEDWAKAEGLKPLARILSYTSIGIAPDHMGLGPVKAVPKALSLAGISLKDIDLIELNEAFAAQVIAVERELGLDHTKVNIHGGAIALGHPIGATGSKILTTLIHALKTYDKQFGLVTLCIGGGQGIAMVIERL; encoded by the coding sequence ATGAGTAGGGTAGTCATACTTTCAGCAGTTAGAACTCCAGGAGGGAGGTTTGGAGGTTCTCTATCATCTTTCACAGCAGCGGAGCTAGGAGCTATTGCTATTAGGGAAGCCATTATAAGAGCAAATATACCTATTGAAGTAATTGGAGAAGTAATAATGGGCAACGCCTGGCAAGCAGGGGTTGGACCTAATGTAGCAAGAATAAGCGCAATCTTCGCAGGGCTACCTGAAAGCGTATCAGCCTTTACGGTTAATAAAAGATGCGGTTCCGGTTTAAAAGCAGTAATGCTTGGAGCCGATGCTATATTATTAGGAAGGGAAAAGGTAGTGGTAGCAGGAGGAACAGAAGCAACAAGTCAGGTCCCCTATATACTTCAAGGTGCAAGATGGGGATACAAGATGGGTCATCAAGAAATATACGATGCCCTTCACAAAGATGGTTTCTTCTGTCCTATGGCTAATATGATGATGGGAGCCACAGCAGAAATCTTGGTTCAAGAATACAATATATCTCGAAGAGAACAAGATGAATACGCTCTGGAATCACACAGAAGAGCTATACACGCTATTGACTCTGGAAAATTTAATGAAGAAATCGTTCCAGTAGAAGTTAAAGACAAAACAGGCACCTTTTTATTTAAACAAGATGAAATTCCTCGCAGAGATACCTCTCTTGAAAAACTTGCAAAACTTCCTCCTGTGTTTAAAGAAAACGGTACTATTACTGCTGGAACAAGCTCTGCTTTATGCGATGCGGCAGCAGCCGTTGTCCTAGCTGATGAAGACTGGGCAAAAGCCGAGGGCTTAAAACCTTTAGCAAGAATACTTTCATATACAAGTATCGGAATAGCACCAGATCACATGGGATTAGGTCCTGTAAAAGCTGTTCCTAAAGCACTATCATTAGCAGGTATCTCTTTAAAAGATATAGATTTAATAGAACTTAACGAAGCATTTGCAGCCCAAGTAATAGCTGTAGAAAGGGAACTTGGCTTAGATCACACAAAAGTAAATATACACGGAGGAGCAATAGCACTAGGACATCCTATTGGAGCAACAGGATCTAAAATTCTGACAACTTTAATCCATGCCCTTAAAACTTATGACAAGCAATTTGGTCTTGTGACTCTTTGTATAGGTGGAGGACAAGGTATTGCTATGGTGATCGAAAGATTATAA
- a CDS encoding MurR/RpiR family transcriptional regulator, translating into MVGLIEQLRENQEKFTSAQRKLAKFLLENLEKVAFMSTSTLARMAGVSEATVIRFSQLVGYKGFPELKEALREIVLRRLDTSKRLSDYIKTEEGDHILLKILKKEKAILDLLIETASVNDFEKVVDAIEKAKRIFIISHRSVYAIGYYLSFYLNLLGYQNFLLKGKELSYELLSSSKEGDLAIAITFPRYSAETVELFSFAVQRNIETIAITDDYLSPIASKASYVLSVPTDFISFVDSLTAPMSLINAIIVALSLKKPEEYKARLENLEKIWKSKNIYWQEKIKEAEEDEK; encoded by the coding sequence ATGGTTGGATTAATAGAGCAACTAAGAGAAAATCAAGAAAAGTTTACATCTGCTCAAAGAAAATTAGCTAAGTTTCTATTAGAAAACCTTGAAAAGGTAGCTTTTATGTCTACTTCCACCTTAGCAAGAATGGCAGGTGTTAGTGAAGCCACAGTCATTAGATTTTCCCAACTCGTTGGGTACAAGGGATTTCCAGAACTTAAAGAAGCCTTAAGAGAAATAGTTCTTAGAAGATTAGACACATCTAAGAGATTAAGTGATTATATCAAAACAGAGGAAGGAGACCATATATTACTCAAAATTCTCAAAAAAGAGAAAGCTATTCTCGATTTACTTATAGAAACAGCATCCGTAAACGACTTTGAAAAAGTTGTAGATGCCATAGAAAAGGCAAAAAGAATATTCATCATATCCCATAGAAGTGTCTATGCAATAGGTTATTACCTCAGCTTTTATCTTAATCTCTTAGGATATCAAAATTTCCTTCTCAAAGGAAAGGAATTATCTTACGAGCTCCTTTCATCTTCTAAAGAGGGAGACTTAGCAATAGCTATTACTTTCCCCAGATATTCCGCAGAAACGGTCGAGCTTTTCTCTTTCGCAGTTCAAAGAAATATAGAAACAATAGCCATTACCGATGATTACCTTTCTCCCATAGCCTCTAAAGCATCATATGTTTTATCCGTCCCAACGGATTTTATCTCCTTTGTTGATTCTCTTACAGCTCCAATGAGCTTAATTAATGCTATTATAGTTGCTCTGAGCTTGAAAAAGCCAGAAGAATATAAAGCAAGACTTGAAAATCTTGAAAAAATTTGGAAAAGCAAGAATATATACTGGCAAGAAAAGATAAAGGAGGCAGAAGAAGATGAAAAATGA
- a CDS encoding serine hydroxymethyltransferase codes for MNFIAKVDPEIASLIASEERRQKEHLELIPSENFVSLAILEAQGSVLTNKYAEGYPGKKYYGGCEYVERIEEIAKRRVCELFGAEHANVQPHCGTQANMAVYFAFLKPGEKLMAMNLAHGGHLSHGSPVNFSGIFYEVVHYGVDRETELLNYEEIYKLAEKERPKLIVAGASAYPRVIDFKKFKEIADAVNAYLMVDMAHIAGLVAGGVHPNPVTHSDFITSTTHKTLRGPRGAFILCKGEYASQIDKMVFPGIQGGPLMHVIAAKAVCFLEASTSSFKEYAQKIVENAKVLAKSLKDRGFRLVSGGTDNHLILIDLRNFNITGREAEKLLESVGITVNKNMIPYDPNSPFITSGIRLGTPALTTRGMGTKEMEEIADLIYRAIKNRYNERELSLVKSRVKEICESFPIFAW; via the coding sequence ATGAATTTTATTGCGAAGGTAGATCCAGAGATAGCGTCTCTTATAGCTAGTGAAGAGAGGAGACAAAAGGAGCATCTTGAGCTTATCCCAAGTGAGAACTTTGTTTCTTTAGCGATACTTGAGGCTCAGGGATCGGTTTTAACAAATAAGTATGCTGAGGGATATCCTGGTAAGAAGTATTACGGTGGTTGTGAATATGTAGAAAGGATTGAAGAAATAGCAAAAAGGAGAGTTTGTGAGCTTTTTGGTGCTGAGCATGCTAATGTTCAACCTCATTGTGGAACGCAAGCTAATATGGCAGTTTATTTTGCATTTTTAAAGCCTGGAGAGAAGCTGATGGCGATGAATCTGGCTCATGGAGGACACCTTTCTCATGGGAGTCCTGTTAACTTTTCAGGGATATTCTATGAGGTTGTTCATTATGGTGTAGATAGGGAAACGGAATTGTTAAACTATGAGGAAATTTATAAATTAGCAGAAAAAGAAAGACCAAAGCTTATAGTTGCGGGAGCAAGTGCCTATCCTAGAGTAATAGACTTTAAAAAGTTTAAGGAGATAGCTGATGCTGTAAATGCTTATCTTATGGTTGATATGGCTCATATAGCTGGCTTAGTAGCAGGTGGCGTTCATCCTAACCCTGTAACTCATTCTGACTTTATTACTTCTACAACTCACAAAACCCTGAGGGGACCACGAGGTGCTTTTATTTTGTGTAAAGGAGAATATGCTTCTCAAATAGATAAGATGGTTTTCCCAGGTATACAAGGCGGGCCATTAATGCATGTGATAGCGGCAAAAGCGGTGTGCTTCCTTGAGGCGTCAACTTCTAGCTTTAAGGAGTATGCTCAAAAAATAGTTGAGAATGCTAAGGTTCTTGCGAAGTCTCTTAAAGATAGAGGTTTTAGGCTTGTAAGTGGAGGTACGGATAATCATTTAATATTGATTGACCTAAGAAATTTTAATATAACCGGAAGAGAAGCTGAAAAACTCTTAGAGAGTGTGGGAATTACTGTAAATAAGAATATGATTCCTTACGATCCTAATTCTCCATTTATAACAAGTGGAATAAGATTAGGAACACCAGCTTTGACAACAAGAGGCATGGGAACTAAAGAAATGGAGGAGATTGCTGATCTTATATATAGAGCGATTAAAAATAGATATAATGAAAGGGAGCTTTCTTTAGTTAAAAGTAGGGTTAAGGAAATTTGCGAAAGTTTTCCCATATTCGCCTGGTAA
- the mnmA gene encoding tRNA 2-thiouridine(34) synthase MnmA, which yields MTEKVVIGLSGGVDSAVSAFLLKEQGYDVVGVNFILSENHSSEKARKIASRLGINLLEIDLTSLFKTEVIDYFLGEYLEGRTPNPCAICNRRIKFLKLWELAESLGASYIATGHYAIVKRFPFGLFKGKDPKKDQSYFLSLVDRELLEKAIFPLGEKTREWVLKKAQDLGIADIISPRGSQDICFIEGNFREFIKDKLKDKLKKGVIRDISGKILGEHEGIALYTIGQRRRLGVATGIRQYIIALNAERNEVVLGALEELFKSEFKVKQVNWLSEEKEVKGDVKIRYHTPPSKALAVPVQDGRVKVVLEEPITAVTPGQVATFYSGNQVIWGGIIEE from the coding sequence ATGACGGAGAAAGTGGTTATAGGGCTTAGTGGAGGAGTGGATAGCGCTGTTTCTGCTTTTCTTCTTAAGGAGCAAGGCTATGATGTTGTGGGAGTGAATTTCATCCTGAGCGAGAATCACTCCTCTGAGAAAGCAAGAAAAATAGCTAGTAGGTTAGGTATAAACTTATTGGAAATTGATTTAACCTCTTTATTTAAAACTGAAGTTATAGATTATTTTTTAGGGGAATACCTCGAGGGAAGGACACCAAATCCCTGTGCTATATGTAATCGTAGGATAAAGTTTTTAAAGCTTTGGGAATTAGCAGAATCGCTAGGAGCAAGTTATATAGCTACGGGACATTATGCTATAGTTAAAAGGTTTCCATTCGGTTTATTTAAAGGTAAGGACCCTAAAAAAGATCAATCTTATTTCCTTTCTCTTGTAGATAGGGAATTACTTGAAAAGGCAATTTTCCCTTTAGGGGAGAAGACACGTGAGTGGGTCTTAAAAAAGGCTCAAGATTTAGGGATAGCTGATATTATAAGTCCTCGGGGAAGTCAGGATATTTGTTTCATAGAAGGGAACTTTAGGGAGTTTATAAAGGATAAACTTAAGGATAAGTTAAAGAAAGGTGTTATAAGAGATATCTCTGGAAAAATTTTGGGAGAGCATGAGGGAATAGCTCTTTATACTATAGGGCAAAGAAGGAGACTTGGTGTTGCTACAGGGATTAGACAGTATATAATTGCTTTAAATGCAGAGAGAAATGAAGTAGTTCTTGGAGCTCTTGAAGAGCTATTCAAAAGTGAATTCAAGGTGAAACAAGTTAATTGGCTTTCTGAGGAAAAAGAGGTTAAGGGAGATGTAAAGATTAGATATCATACTCCTCCTTCTAAAGCATTAGCTGTTCCGGTTCAGGATGGAAGGGTAAAAGTAGTATTAGAAGAACCTATTACAGCCGTGACTCCAGGGCAAGTTGCTACCTTCTATTCAGGAAATCAAGTTATTTGGGGAGGAATAATAGAAGAATAA
- a CDS encoding cysteine hydrolase: MKALFVIDMLNDFVNPAGKLYIGESGRRIVPFIKERVHEFRKEGKVFYICDAHSEDDKEFKDWPPHASKGSWGAKVIDEIAPQPEDILVEKKTYDGFIETQLKDILEKEKINEIYVVGVLTNICVLYTSAHAKMLGYPVKVYKDGCASITEEKHKWALKEMSESLKIEIL; this comes from the coding sequence ATGAAAGCTTTATTTGTAATTGACATGCTTAATGATTTTGTAAACCCTGCTGGGAAGCTCTATATTGGTGAATCTGGTAGGAGGATAGTCCCCTTTATTAAAGAAAGGGTTCATGAGTTTAGGAAGGAAGGAAAAGTATTTTACATATGTGATGCTCATTCTGAAGATGATAAAGAATTTAAGGATTGGCCTCCTCATGCAAGTAAGGGAAGTTGGGGGGCTAAAGTTATAGATGAGATTGCACCTCAACCCGAGGATATCTTGGTAGAAAAGAAAACTTATGATGGCTTTATAGAAACTCAGCTTAAAGATATTCTTGAAAAGGAAAAAATAAATGAAATATACGTTGTTGGGGTTTTAACAAATATATGTGTTCTCTATACGAGCGCTCATGCCAAGATGTTAGGTTATCCAGTTAAGGTTTATAAGGATGGGTGTGCAAGTATAACAGAGGAAAAACACAAATGGGCTTTGAAAGAGATGAGCGAGAGTTTAAAAATAGAAATATTATAA
- a CDS encoding TIGR00725 family protein translates to MEKKLYVGVIGGGYNLSQDVEDSAIKMGRLIAREGWVTLCGGRGGIMEAVAKGVYQEGGVVIGILPGSSRDEGNPYLTYAIPTALGHFRNFIIAQASDILVAFEGEYGTLSEIAIGLRLEKPVVSLAGWELKRRGFEAKGIYEASSPEDAIRLIKEILKVERR, encoded by the coding sequence TTGGAAAAGAAGCTTTATGTGGGAGTGATTGGTGGAGGTTATAATCTTAGCCAAGATGTTGAAGACTCTGCAATTAAAATGGGCAGGTTAATAGCTAGAGAAGGGTGGGTTACGCTTTGTGGTGGAAGAGGGGGAATAATGGAAGCAGTGGCTAAAGGGGTGTATCAAGAGGGAGGTGTAGTGATAGGGATACTTCCCGGTTCTTCTCGTGATGAAGGAAATCCATATTTAACTTACGCTATTCCAACAGCTTTAGGTCATTTTAGAAATTTCATTATAGCGCAGGCATCAGATATATTAGTAGCCTTTGAAGGGGAATATGGGACCCTGAGTGAAATTGCAATAGGTTTAAGGCTTGAAAAACCTGTTGTAAGTTTGGCTGGTTGGGAACTTAAAAGGAGAGGCTTCGAGGCTAAAGGGATATATGAAGCATCCTCTCCTGAGGATGCTATAAGGTTAATAAAAGAAATCTTAAAAGTAGAGAGGAGGTAA
- a CDS encoding aspartate aminotransferase family protein, whose protein sequence is MKNDFVFYRDFKHYHPIVERGEGIYIYDKNGKKYIDACSGALVSNLGHGIKEIAEAIYEQAQKIAFAHLSMLVSEPAIELALLLKDLAPGDLNYTWFVSGGSEAVESAIKLARQYFLERDSEKSSKYKIIGRWNSFHGNTLGALAIGGHISRRKPYIPMFMEFPHINPHYCYRCPFKLEYPSCDLRCAFELEDVVKREGAQYIAAFIAEPVVGATVGALVPPPEYWPIVREICDKYDILLIADEVMTGLGRTGENFAVNHWKVIPDMIVLGKGMSAGYSPLAGVIVSEKITETIKKGSGRFIHGHTYGGNPLSCATGVAVLKYILKHNLIENVKNMGAYLETLLRKDLCEIPIIGDIRGIGLMWGIEIVKDKNTKEPFPRSVNAISKVTNILTEMGLLVYPGSGAADGIRGDHFMIAPPFTLKEEEAIEIVHLLREGLKKASEILLRE, encoded by the coding sequence ATGAAAAATGATTTTGTTTTCTACAGAGATTTCAAGCATTACCATCCAATAGTCGAAAGAGGCGAAGGGATATACATATATGACAAAAACGGTAAAAAATATATAGATGCTTGCTCAGGAGCTCTCGTTTCCAACTTAGGACATGGCATAAAAGAAATAGCTGAAGCTATATATGAACAAGCTCAAAAAATAGCCTTTGCCCATCTTTCAATGCTCGTTAGTGAACCAGCTATAGAACTAGCTCTTTTACTTAAAGATCTCGCTCCTGGAGATTTAAACTATACCTGGTTCGTATCTGGTGGTTCCGAAGCTGTAGAATCTGCTATAAAGCTCGCTCGTCAATATTTCTTAGAAAGAGACAGTGAAAAAAGCTCTAAGTATAAAATAATAGGGAGATGGAACTCCTTCCACGGAAACACTCTCGGAGCTTTAGCTATAGGCGGACACATTTCAAGAAGAAAGCCCTATATCCCTATGTTCATGGAGTTCCCACATATAAATCCCCACTACTGCTATCGCTGTCCATTTAAGCTAGAATATCCCTCCTGTGATTTAAGATGTGCTTTCGAGCTAGAAGATGTAGTAAAGAGAGAAGGGGCCCAGTACATCGCTGCCTTCATAGCAGAACCTGTAGTTGGCGCTACCGTTGGAGCTTTAGTCCCTCCACCAGAGTATTGGCCTATAGTGAGAGAAATATGTGATAAATACGATATTCTTTTAATAGCAGATGAGGTTATGACAGGGCTTGGTAGGACAGGTGAAAACTTTGCTGTAAACCACTGGAAAGTAATCCCTGATATGATAGTTTTAGGGAAAGGGATGTCGGCAGGATATAGTCCATTAGCTGGAGTTATAGTAAGCGAAAAGATTACCGAAACAATCAAGAAAGGTAGTGGAAGATTTATTCATGGTCACACTTACGGAGGAAACCCTCTATCCTGTGCTACAGGTGTTGCAGTACTCAAGTACATTCTTAAACACAATTTAATAGAAAACGTTAAAAACATGGGAGCTTATTTAGAAACTCTTTTAAGAAAAGATCTCTGCGAGATTCCTATAATTGGTGACATTAGAGGTATAGGACTGATGTGGGGAATAGAAATAGTTAAGGATAAAAACACTAAGGAACCTTTTCCAAGATCAGTAAATGCAATATCGAAAGTAACTAACATTCTTACTGAAATGGGTCTATTAGTTTACCCAGGAAGTGGAGCTGCAGACGGTATAAGAGGAGATCATTTCATGATAGCTCCTCCATTCACCTTGAAAGAGGAAGAAGCCATTGAAATAGTCCATCTATTAAGAGAAGGCCTGAAAAAGGCTTCCGAGATCTTATTAAGGGAGTGA
- a CDS encoding CoA transferase subunit A has protein sequence MGSYFKPIMTPDEAVKDIFDGATIMIGGFNVGGIPYSLVEALLRKGVKNLTLICNDTAYEDVGHGKLIANGQVKKVIASHIGLNKMTQKLYNEGLLEVEFVPQGTLAERIRAGGFGLGGVLTPTGIGTLAEKGKQVLEINGKKYILELPLRADFSLIKAKKADKIGNLWYWGNARNFNPLMAAAADIVIAEVEILVNVGEIDPNDVHTPGILVDRLVISGGE, from the coding sequence ATGGGTTCTTATTTTAAACCTATAATGACTCCAGATGAAGCTGTTAAAGATATTTTTGATGGAGCAACTATAATGATAGGAGGATTCAATGTAGGTGGGATTCCTTATTCCTTAGTCGAAGCTCTGCTTAGAAAAGGAGTTAAAAATCTAACATTGATATGTAATGACACAGCTTATGAAGATGTGGGACATGGCAAACTCATAGCAAATGGTCAAGTCAAAAAGGTAATCGCTTCCCATATAGGACTAAATAAAATGACTCAAAAGCTATATAATGAAGGTCTTTTAGAAGTGGAATTTGTTCCCCAAGGCACTCTTGCTGAAAGAATAAGAGCAGGCGGCTTCGGTCTTGGAGGAGTACTTACACCTACAGGCATTGGAACCTTAGCAGAAAAAGGAAAACAAGTTTTAGAAATAAATGGCAAAAAATATATTCTTGAGCTCCCCTTACGTGCCGATTTCTCCTTAATAAAAGCAAAGAAAGCCGACAAGATAGGAAACCTTTGGTACTGGGGAAATGCAAGAAACTTCAATCCACTTATGGCAGCAGCTGCTGACATAGTTATAGCCGAGGTAGAGATTCTCGTAAATGTTGGAGAAATTGATCCAAATGACGTTCACACACCGGGAATACTAGTAGATAGATTGGTAATATCTGGAGGTGAGTAG